The proteins below come from a single Candidatus Zixiibacteriota bacterium genomic window:
- a CDS encoding metalloregulator ArsR/SmtB family transcription factor, which produces MNARMKTTYAARARIIKALAHPTRLLIVDQLARQERCVCELRDMVGDDVSTVSKHLTVLKQAGVVEDEKRGLQVWYRLRVPCILNFFGCVESVLQANARQAAAAAKR; this is translated from the coding sequence ATGAACGCACGGATGAAAACCACCTACGCGGCTCGCGCCCGGATCATCAAGGCGCTGGCGCACCCGACCCGACTGCTCATTGTCGATCAACTAGCCCGCCAAGAACGCTGTGTCTGCGAGCTGCGGGATATGGTCGGCGACGATGTCTCGACAGTTTCCAAGCACCTGACAGTGCTCAAGCAGGCCGGTGTGGTGGAAGACGAGAAGCGCGGTTTGCAGGTTTGGTATCGCCTCAGGGTGCCGTGTATCCTGAATTTCTTCGGATGTGTCGAGAGCGTGCTGCAGGCCAACGCGCGGCAGGCGGCCGCTGCGGCGAAGCGGTAG
- a CDS encoding permease: protein MTDWKHEWKPLAAIAAVFLLVYHLPNESARFNGAVTEALELTRWYAREHVLLCLIPAFFIAGAIAVFVSKASVMKYLGAGANKVLAYGVASVSGTVLAVCSCTVLPLFAGVYRMGAGLGPASAFLYSGPAINVLAIILTARILGLELGAARAVGAVVFAILIGLLMHVIFRKDDTERVNAQMALPEEKPGRPLWQTGVYFGLMIAILVFANWAEPEAGAGFWTWVYSFKWWITSVAAALLGLVLVLWFGFRVWRVVAVGLAAALTAAIFPETRLTPFSVAVVGLSVISARNKGEGGEWFDQTWGFAKQILPLLLAGVLLSGLFLGRPGHEGLIPSEWIAASVGGNSLASNLFASVVGAFMYFATLTEVPILQGLIGSGMGKGPALALLLAGPALSLPNMLVLRSIMGTRKTIVYIVLVVAMATFTGVVYGALF, encoded by the coding sequence ATGACTGACTGGAAGCACGAATGGAAACCACTGGCAGCTATCGCAGCTGTTTTCCTGCTCGTCTATCACTTGCCGAACGAAAGCGCCCGTTTCAACGGCGCGGTCACGGAAGCTCTTGAATTGACGAGATGGTACGCGCGTGAGCATGTGCTGCTCTGCTTGATACCGGCGTTTTTCATCGCCGGGGCGATCGCCGTATTTGTCAGCAAAGCATCCGTTATGAAGTACCTGGGAGCCGGAGCAAACAAAGTTCTGGCGTATGGGGTGGCATCCGTGTCGGGCACGGTGCTGGCGGTCTGCTCCTGCACGGTGTTGCCCTTGTTCGCGGGTGTTTATCGCATGGGCGCCGGGCTCGGTCCGGCCAGTGCGTTTCTCTATTCCGGCCCGGCGATAAACGTGCTCGCGATCATTCTCACAGCGAGGATTCTCGGGCTGGAACTTGGGGCTGCCCGAGCCGTCGGGGCAGTCGTGTTCGCCATTCTGATCGGTCTCCTCATGCATGTCATCTTTCGGAAGGATGACACCGAGCGCGTGAACGCCCAGATGGCGCTGCCCGAAGAGAAGCCGGGACGCCCACTCTGGCAGACTGGTGTGTATTTCGGCCTCATGATTGCCATCCTGGTCTTTGCCAACTGGGCCGAGCCCGAGGCAGGCGCCGGTTTTTGGACGTGGGTCTATTCGTTCAAGTGGTGGATCACCTCGGTTGCGGCTGCACTTCTGGGGCTGGTGCTCGTGCTCTGGTTTGGATTCAGGGTCTGGCGTGTCGTCGCGGTCGGGCTGGCCGCGGCGCTGACGGCGGCAATTTTCCCGGAGACCCGGCTCACTCCCTTTTCTGTGGCGGTGGTCGGTTTGTCAGTCATTTCGGCCCGCAATAAAGGCGAAGGCGGTGAGTGGTTCGACCAGACCTGGGGTTTCGCTAAACAGATTTTGCCGCTGCTCCTCGCCGGAGTGCTGTTGTCAGGTCTGTTCCTGGGAAGGCCTGGCCACGAAGGGTTGATCCCGTCGGAGTGGATCGCCGCCTCCGTGGGCGGCAACTCCCTGGCGTCGAACCTGTTCGCGTCGGTGGTTGGAGCCTTCATGTACTTCGCGACACTGACCGAGGTACCAATCCTGCAGGGGCTGATCGGCAGCGGTATGGGCAAGGGTCCTGCACTGGCGCTGCTGCTCGCGGGACCGGCGCTGTCGCTTCCGAATATGCTCGTTCTTCGGTCGATCATGGGCACAAGAAAGACAATTGTGTATATTGTCCTGGTGGTGGCCATGGCCACTTTCACCGGAGTCGTGTATGGTGCGTTGTTCTGA
- a CDS encoding thioredoxin family protein, translated as MKDIKVLGPGCARCQELLSQTERAAREIGLDCQVQKVTDIREITTYGVMMTPALVVDGQVKVSGKVPSLDDLKKLLK; from the coding sequence ATGAAAGACATAAAAGTCCTCGGCCCCGGATGCGCCCGGTGCCAGGAATTGCTCAGCCAGACTGAACGGGCCGCCCGCGAAATCGGCCTGGATTGCCAGGTCCAGAAAGTGACTGACATTCGTGAAATTACAACCTACGGCGTGATGATGACACCGGCGCTGGTGGTCGACGGCCAGGTCAAAGTGTCCGGAAAGGTGCCATCGCTCGACGACTTGAAAAAGTTGCTGAAATAG
- a CDS encoding nitrophenyl compound nitroreductase subunit ArsF family protein has protein sequence MWLSVAIMLSTGVVAVAEQPADDKAVRAVDTATQAQEVSTDSATVVSIIYATYFHGDVRCATCTKLEAYSREAIEVGLEKEVRDSLVVFRTINWDREENAHYIDDYQLYTKALILSRVGGGKEIAWINLDSIWQLVGDKEAYVNFVQRQTRAFLAAPSK, from the coding sequence ATGTGGTTGTCGGTTGCGATTATGTTGTCAACAGGCGTGGTGGCTGTCGCTGAACAGCCCGCTGATGACAAGGCGGTGCGTGCGGTGGATACGGCAACTCAGGCACAAGAAGTGAGTACCGATTCCGCGACGGTCGTAAGTATCATCTACGCCACTTACTTTCACGGCGACGTCCGCTGTGCTACCTGCACCAAATTGGAGGCATACTCGCGCGAGGCGATTGAGGTCGGACTCGAGAAAGAGGTCAGGGACAGTCTGGTCGTTTTTCGAACGATCAATTGGGATCGGGAGGAAAACGCACATTATATTGATGATTATCAGCTCTACACCAAGGCGCTGATTCTGTCGCGGGTGGGCGGAGGCAAGGAGATTGCGTGGATAAACCTCGACAGCATCTGGCAGTTGGTGGGCGATAAAGAAGCTTACGTCAATTTCGTACAAAGGCAGACCAGGGCATTTCTGGCGGCGCCGAGCAAGTGA
- a CDS encoding aromatic aminobenezylarsenical efflux permease ArsG family transporter, translated as MDTLLLAVGSAFTLGFLTSISPCPLATNVAAISYIGRQVTSPARVIATGLMYTLGRSAVYVAVGALTVAGTMAVPKLSFFLQNHFNEFLGPILLVAGLILLGALRFKGTGPAVAEGTQERLARQGLWGGGLLGVLFALSFCPVSAALYFGSLIPLAVKSQSTILVPTVFGIGTAIPVVAFAVLIAVGTRFIGGVFNRLTALERWARLTTGVVFVLIGLYLSAVHILGVQLF; from the coding sequence ATGGACACGCTGCTGCTTGCGGTCGGGTCGGCGTTCACGCTGGGGTTTCTTACATCGATTTCCCCCTGCCCGCTGGCGACCAATGTCGCGGCCATTTCGTATATAGGCAGACAAGTGACCAGCCCGGCTCGGGTGATTGCGACCGGCCTGATGTACACGCTGGGGCGGAGTGCGGTCTATGTGGCGGTAGGTGCGTTGACTGTAGCCGGAACCATGGCGGTGCCGAAGCTGTCGTTCTTCTTGCAGAATCACTTCAACGAATTTCTCGGGCCGATTCTTCTGGTGGCCGGCTTGATCCTGCTCGGCGCACTGCGCTTCAAAGGAACCGGTCCGGCTGTCGCAGAGGGCACGCAGGAGCGACTGGCTCGCCAAGGTCTTTGGGGCGGCGGTTTGCTCGGTGTTCTGTTTGCATTGTCCTTCTGTCCGGTTTCGGCCGCGCTTTACTTTGGCAGCCTGATACCACTGGCCGTGAAAAGCCAATCGACAATTCTGGTGCCCACCGTGTTTGGAATCGGCACGGCTATACCGGTGGTGGCGTTCGCGGTGCTGATTGCCGTCGGAACCCGGTTCATCGGCGGTGTGTTCAACCGCCTGACTGCGCTGGAACGCTGGGCACGCCTCACGACTGGTGTGGTCTTTGTACTGATCGGACTTTACCTTAGTGCGGTCCATATTCTGGGCGTGCAGTTGTTTTGA
- a CDS encoding VOC family protein: MADNMPKHGTFCWNELVTRDTGAAGKFYSQLLGWKLNDSGMPGMNYTMFKVDGMEQSAGGMVAMPAQVPKEVPSHWMAYITVDDIDATCAKVKELGGQVLVGPMPVPNMGRFITVLDPTGAAVSFFQFE, translated from the coding sequence ATGGCTGACAACATGCCCAAGCACGGGACCTTCTGCTGGAACGAACTGGTCACCCGCGACACCGGCGCGGCCGGCAAGTTCTATTCCCAGCTCCTCGGTTGGAAACTGAACGATTCCGGCATGCCCGGTATGAACTACACGATGTTCAAAGTCGACGGGATGGAACAGAGCGCCGGCGGCATGGTGGCCATGCCGGCCCAGGTCCCCAAGGAGGTGCCGTCGCACTGGATGGCGTACATAACCGTGGACGATATCGACGCCACCTGTGCCAAAGTCAAGGAGTTGGGTGGACAAGTGCTGGTCGGCCCGATGCCGGTGCCGAACATGGGGCGGTTTATCACGGTGCTGGATCCCACCGGCGCGGCAGTTTCGTTCTTCCAGTTCGAGTAA
- a CDS encoding DUF523 and DUF1722 domain-containing protein, producing MANKQTTWTTVSKRSPQNSTIKIGVSSCLLGHAVRFDGGDKRNSYITDTLRSCVEFVAVCPEVEMGLPVPREPVRLEGTPDEPRMVSVFSGTDWTVQMNRYARGRVRCDDIADLSGFILKSRSPSCGLERVKLYRARNRIREDGVGLFARALTERFPHLPVVEEHELAYPARRDRFLIRAAVYHRLQQLYRKRFSRREMLRFHSEHRHLVLEQSRARCRQLDRLSASIESMSASEFRDRYLALFMEGLA from the coding sequence ATGGCCAACAAACAGACAACATGGACCACAGTCAGCAAGCGATCCCCCCAGAACTCGACCATCAAAATCGGCGTCAGTTCCTGCCTGCTGGGCCACGCGGTACGTTTTGACGGCGGCGACAAGCGGAATTCGTACATCACCGACACTCTCAGGTCGTGTGTAGAATTCGTGGCGGTGTGTCCTGAAGTCGAGATGGGGCTGCCCGTCCCAAGAGAGCCGGTGCGCCTCGAGGGAACGCCCGACGAACCCCGCATGGTTAGCGTTTTCAGCGGTACCGATTGGACCGTGCAAATGAATCGTTATGCCCGCGGGCGTGTGCGGTGCGACGATATCGCCGATTTGAGCGGTTTCATTCTCAAAAGCCGGTCGCCATCGTGCGGTCTCGAGCGCGTAAAGCTCTATCGCGCCCGGAACAGGATAAGAGAGGATGGCGTGGGGTTATTTGCCCGTGCTCTTACGGAACGATTCCCGCATCTCCCGGTCGTGGAAGAACATGAACTGGCCTACCCTGCACGACGCGACAGGTTCCTGATCCGCGCGGCAGTCTATCATCGACTGCAGCAGCTTTATCGAAAGCGATTCAGCCGCCGGGAAATGCTGCGCTTTCATTCGGAGCACCGACACCTGGTGTTGGAGCAAAGTCGAGCGCGTTGCCGTCAACTGGATCGCCTGTCGGCATCAATAGAAAGCATGTCGGCATCTGAATTCAGAGATCGGTACCTGGCGCTTTTCATGGAGGGGTTGGCCTAG
- a CDS encoding PAS domain S-box protein translates to MSEQKSKQNPLVAELDRLRSRLAALQNAIGCQLSASHSCAIDPPPATYTSGRCIGHSIVDLSYEELFNAIEEGIGIVDENEVFIFVNPACAAIFDQPYCDAVLGTTVFDYINDDYRPVIDQQTALRKSNHATRYELPIISRKGVHKHVLVSATPRFGRDGEYLGAIGALLDITARKKMEGSVRKAEERYRLLFEGAEEGIVVAQGSAVRLANPAFTKLIGYSLEELMSLPFAAVIHPDDRDMVIDRYRRRLAGQQVPTGYDFRIITRYGETRWVRIHASLIRWEGEDAILCFLADVTELKRLQEQAERAQRLEAAGRIAGQVAHDFNNLLGPLVAYPQIVREELGKDHPATVYLDTIESAAEQMAEINQQLLALGRRGHYDLEPVNINDVIRLVLDQIGPRSASLVIDTRLADDLLAIKAGASQMMRVLLNVATNAIDAMPEAGLLTISTENWCVNNAIDSQLQIEPGEYVKVTISDTGPGIPEYILDRVFEPFFTTKKADKKRGSGLGLSVVHAIVQDHKGYIDIAGTPGEGTSVHLYFPATREAVAGPDETMIVGGTESVLVIDDDALQREVVQNLLDRLGYRAEAVRSGEIAATLLGSRKFDLLLIDMTMPSGMDGVDVFRRAVQLNPEQKAIIISGFAESERVEEARRLGVGAFVKKPLTLRSLATAVRRELDCVIGKTEITATP, encoded by the coding sequence TTGTCTGAGCAGAAATCAAAACAGAACCCGCTGGTGGCCGAGTTAGATCGGCTACGGTCGCGGCTCGCCGCATTACAAAATGCGATAGGTTGCCAACTGTCCGCGTCGCACTCTTGCGCGATCGACCCTCCTCCCGCCACATATACGTCCGGACGCTGTATCGGCCATTCGATAGTCGATCTCAGCTACGAGGAACTGTTCAACGCCATAGAGGAGGGAATTGGGATCGTTGACGAGAATGAAGTATTCATATTTGTCAATCCGGCATGCGCCGCCATTTTCGACCAGCCATACTGCGATGCGGTTCTGGGAACAACGGTTTTCGACTACATCAACGACGATTATAGGCCGGTAATCGATCAGCAAACCGCCCTTCGCAAAAGCAACCACGCCACTCGCTACGAGCTACCCATTATCTCCAGGAAAGGCGTGCACAAGCACGTTCTCGTGTCTGCGACCCCCAGGTTCGGTCGGGACGGAGAGTATCTCGGCGCTATTGGCGCGCTGCTTGATATCACCGCGCGGAAGAAGATGGAAGGTTCCGTTCGGAAGGCGGAGGAACGGTACCGCCTGTTATTCGAGGGAGCGGAAGAGGGGATCGTGGTGGCGCAGGGGAGCGCCGTGCGTCTGGCCAACCCGGCGTTTACAAAACTAATCGGGTACAGCCTCGAGGAATTGATGTCCTTGCCGTTTGCGGCTGTTATTCACCCGGACGATCGAGACATGGTTATCGATCGCTACCGGAGGCGGCTGGCAGGCCAACAAGTACCCACCGGCTACGATTTCCGGATTATCACCCGATACGGCGAGACGAGATGGGTGAGAATTCATGCAAGTCTGATCAGGTGGGAAGGTGAAGACGCTATTCTGTGTTTTCTGGCCGATGTCACCGAGTTGAAGAGGTTACAGGAGCAGGCCGAGCGCGCCCAGCGGCTGGAAGCTGCGGGCCGAATTGCCGGCCAGGTGGCTCATGACTTCAACAATCTACTCGGCCCACTGGTGGCCTATCCGCAGATTGTCAGGGAGGAACTGGGAAAAGACCATCCGGCGACGGTCTACCTTGATACCATCGAGTCGGCGGCCGAGCAGATGGCCGAGATCAACCAGCAGCTCCTTGCACTCGGAAGGCGCGGCCATTACGACCTGGAACCCGTTAACATCAATGACGTGATCAGGCTGGTGCTCGACCAGATAGGCCCACGGAGCGCGAGTCTTGTGATAGATACCAGGCTTGCCGATGATCTGCTCGCCATCAAAGCCGGCGCCTCACAGATGATGCGCGTGCTTTTGAATGTGGCAACCAACGCGATCGACGCCATGCCCGAGGCCGGCCTCCTCACAATCTCGACAGAAAACTGGTGCGTGAATAATGCCATTGACTCCCAACTTCAGATTGAGCCGGGGGAGTATGTCAAAGTGACTATCTCTGATACCGGCCCCGGCATTCCCGAATATATATTGGACCGGGTGTTCGAACCCTTCTTTACAACTAAGAAAGCCGATAAGAAGCGCGGCTCGGGACTGGGGCTGAGTGTGGTTCACGCCATTGTGCAGGATCACAAGGGGTACATCGACATCGCCGGCACGCCCGGCGAAGGCACCTCGGTGCATCTGTACTTTCCAGCGACACGGGAAGCAGTCGCCGGACCTGACGAGACAATGATAGTCGGTGGCACAGAGTCTGTGCTGGTGATCGATGATGATGCACTGCAGCGAGAGGTGGTGCAGAATCTGCTTGACCGGCTCGGGTATCGTGCGGAAGCCGTGAGATCCGGCGAAATAGCCGCAACTCTGCTTGGGTCGAGGAAATTCGACCTGCTCCTCATCGATATGACCATGCCGTCGGGAATGGACGGGGTGGATGTCTTCCGACGTGCCGTGCAGTTGAATCCGGAACAAAAGGCGATCATCATATCCGGCTTTGCCGAATCCGAGCGCGTAGAAGAAGCCAGACGCCTGGGGGTGGGCGCGTTTGTAAAGAAACCGCTCACGCTCCGATCGCTCGCTACGGCAGTACGTCGAGAGCTTGATTGCGTGATCGGGAAAACCGAAATCACAGCGACGCCATAA
- a CDS encoding prepilin-type N-terminal cleavage/methylation domain-containing protein — MKNEHGLSLIEVLVSMIILAVGLLGLAPLVVMSIESNSMSQDAMTVSNLAKETIETYENAPSLPLLPFENEETGLEGCYNRATRIWDNTVDTLVPSGLCRVEVVISWEDKMGVSRSATYSTLLDKD; from the coding sequence ATGAAAAATGAACATGGCTTATCGCTTATCGAGGTTTTGGTGTCGATGATCATCCTGGCTGTCGGACTCTTGGGACTGGCGCCGCTGGTGGTTATGTCTATCGAGTCCAACAGCATGTCGCAGGACGCGATGACGGTCAGCAACCTGGCCAAGGAGACGATCGAGACCTACGAAAACGCCCCGTCGCTGCCCCTCCTGCCGTTCGAGAACGAGGAGACCGGCCTGGAGGGCTGCTATAATCGCGCCACTCGCATTTGGGACAACACAGTCGATACGCTGGTGCCGTCGGGCCTGTGTCGCGTGGAAGTGGTGATCTCCTGGGAGGACAAGATGGGCGTGTCGCGCTCGGCGACCTACTCGACTCTGCTTGATAAAGATTAG